One genomic region from Uloborus diversus isolate 005 chromosome 2, Udiv.v.3.1, whole genome shotgun sequence encodes:
- the LOC129217307 gene encoding neuronal acetylcholine receptor subunit alpha-9-II-like, with amino-acid sequence MAAYQATLHFRIRTNIIMFTFGVLSSLLLIYGVSGSAFGIGDEFLATERDLRRDLFQNYDKLVRPVKNPFTSVNVSVSLSPLQVTDVDDLHQRIVLDTWVLMKWSDDFLKWNLADYDISVLRLPASEIWKPDVALYTGSPDIAMFPLQNTQVLVYNNGEVLWVPPFTIKSRCPMLKTIRKDFIECSIVFGSWTFSENELDLQLLAEQADLSDFLDIHPDWKLVNIVADRKAKTYACCVEKYPSLEYNITMRRRISNFIEPAIFK; translated from the exons ATGGCTGCATATCAGGCGACTCTCCACTTTCGCATTCGAACGAATATCATCATGTTTACTTTTGGTGTTCTTAGTAGTTTGTTACTAATTTATGGAGTATCAGGCTCTGCTTTTGGAATAG GTGATGAATTTCTAGCAACAGAGAGAGATCTTCGACGAGATCTGTTCCAAAACTATGATAAGTTAGTACGACCAGTTAAGAACCCCTTTACCAGCGTTAAcgtttcagtcagtctgtctccaCTACAAGTGACTGACGTG GATGATTTGCATCAGCGCATTGTTCTGGACACATGGGTATTAATG AAATGGAGTGATGATTTCTTGAAATGGAATTTGGCTGATTACGACATATCAGTGCTTCGTCTTCCTGCATCTGAGATATGGAAGCCGGATGTAGCTCTCTACACAGG ttCTCCAGACATTGCCATGTTCCCACTTCAAAACACTCAAGTATTGGTGTACAACAATGGAGAAGTATTATGGGTGCCTCCTTTCACAATTAAGTCGAGATGCCCCATGCTCAAGACAATTCGCAAGGACTTTATCGAATGTAGCATTGTGTTTGGTTCATGGACTTTCAGCGAAAATGAATTAGATTTACAACTATTGGCGGAACAG GCTGATCTGTCTGATTTCTTGGATATTCATCCTGATTGGAAACTGGTTAATATCGTGGCTGATCGAAAAGCGAAGACATATGCATGCTGTGTTGAAAAGTACCCAAGTTTAGAATACAATATTACCATGCGGCGAAGAATCTCCAATTTTATCGAGCCTGCAATATTCAAATAA